One region of Candidatus Thorarchaeota archaeon genomic DNA includes:
- a CDS encoding acyltransferase — translation MSTSNNDSAKPKHGRMDWIDATRGIGVMLVILVHSIIPNINPITLHVSSFVIPLFFIFSGVTHNVDKHRSNVKRFLKTRAKQLLVPYFCLYGVVLLLFVPFSSVLEFPITLAELGFWFIYGSGPPKLTLHLWFLPVLYFGMVLFVGLDYVTKDLPRSFRWMLVGVLFYGASFLKALFDPMLVPWHLNAILISTAFIIIGNEARHFRQLDAWSFGSTTLDALALLAGTSLLIFLSRMNGFVDLAMDNYGSSLWLYLATGTLGTVMVTLATNMALEASETIRRLLLRIGRHSQEVYEAHPLVFYLVTPVIMLAGMLLGWLIPIEPLGWFIRFISATAITITFTTRFIRVNSTLKFIFTGRT, via the coding sequence ATGTCGACCTCGAATAACGATTCTGCAAAACCAAAACACGGACGGATGGATTGGATAGATGCCACCCGCGGCATTGGTGTTATGCTTGTTATCCTAGTTCACAGCATCATTCCAAACATCAATCCTATCACCTTGCATGTGAGCAGTTTTGTTATTCCACTGTTCTTCATATTCTCCGGTGTCACACACAATGTCGATAAACACCGTAGCAATGTAAAGCGCTTTCTGAAAACACGAGCGAAACAGCTACTTGTCCCATACTTCTGCTTGTATGGCGTTGTACTCCTTTTATTCGTACCATTCTCTTCAGTTTTAGAATTTCCTATCACACTGGCTGAGTTGGGATTCTGGTTTATCTATGGCAGTGGCCCTCCGAAATTAACTCTACACCTGTGGTTCTTGCCTGTGCTATATTTCGGAATGGTCCTGTTTGTTGGTTTGGACTACGTGACAAAAGATTTACCAAGATCATTCAGGTGGATGCTTGTAGGGGTTCTATTCTACGGAGCAAGTTTTCTGAAAGCATTGTTCGACCCAATGCTGGTTCCATGGCATCTTAATGCGATTCTTATCTCTACTGCGTTTATCATCATAGGTAATGAGGCGAGACATTTTCGTCAGCTTGATGCATGGTCCTTTGGATCCACCACCCTTGATGCACTCGCCCTTTTGGCTGGGACTTCGCTGCTTATTTTCCTTTCTCGAATGAATGGATTTGTAGATTTGGCCATGGATAACTATGGGAGCAGTTTATGGCTGTACTTGGCAACAGGCACACTAGGAACAGTTATGGTGACGCTCGCAACCAACATGGCCTTGGAAGCGTCTGAGACTATCCGCCGCCTTCTTCTGCGGATCGGAAGACACTCTCAGGAGGTATATGAAGCACATCCATTGGTTTTCTATCTCGTAACCCCTGTTATCATGCTTGCAGGAATGCTACTTGGATGGCTCATCCCTATTGAACCACTAGGCTGGTTTATTCGGTTCATATCTGCAACTGCTATCACAATCACCTTTACAACTCGTTTTATTCGAGTAAACAGCACACTCAAATTCATCTTCACAGGGCGAACATAA